In one window of Thalassotalea agarivorans DNA:
- a CDS encoding TonB-dependent receptor: MKSQAFSRVATAVVFALGMSSVAMANTTTSAIKGQVQGPNGNPAAGTTVIITHVPSGTSKTATVNESGIFTAKGLRVGGPYRVELDSDTFEDKDVNDVYLTLGETYSLNVSLESSEDIETIQVTGTALSTFASGSSPSAHFGREELETLPAINRDIKDIVRVDPRIYIDESRSDAIHCGGGNPRFNSLTLDGARMNDNFGLNSNGYPTVRVPFSFDSIEQVSVELAPYDVNYGSFTACNINAVSKSGTNEVHGGFFYDYTNDSMKGDSVNGEDIDLGSFSEKRYGFNVGFPILKDKVFGFVSYEKLEGVQIFSYGPFGNDVSQADLDRVLTASQDVYGYDAGGMPGSMPVEDEKFLVKLDWNINDSHRVDFVYNYNDGFELSQSDADGDELSLDSHFYERGAKLTSMVAALYSDWTDNFSTSISIGKMKLDNRQISLDAASGFGEVQIDQGGSTIYLGPDDSRQSNKLYWDNKTFKFSGNYYLEDHTLTFGYEYESLTAFNLFMQHTQGEFRFDSIEDFENGHADRIYYNNSAGTNIPEDASQEFTYDVHTFFIQDEYTFTDIDATLMFGVRYDMYTSSDQPRYNQNFFDRYGFANNSTFDGVSLLQPRVGFNWAVNDNLNVRAGFGLYSGGNPNVWLSNSYSNDGLVQIGLREFNVNLVQTPDGKVDLFANQWTDPGTPIFGIPQAMYDEIASIPEAGGDGSVNAVDPNFEVPSEWKYSIGATYITDDGYSFTADILMNRRVDSAMIRDAGIQYSGDTAPDGRPLFESPLGRTGDFVLTNSDKDGKSTIVSFGMNKEWDFGLNATFGYSYTTSEDANPMTSSVAGSNYSNFATIDPSAPSIATSDYEVPHRLTMVLSYSVNLISNLDTTVSLFGQSSAGRPYSYTFSRSDRAFGDSNWNGSRQLLYVPTENDPNVVYDPGFDQAAFNAFIAEEGLARGGIQKRNDHYSDWWTTFDLKLNQELPGFMDGHKSNVYLTIKNIGNMLNDEWGVLTKGAFVGNRMVGASINDQGQYVFESFNDGNQELTVERDTSLWEMRVGIKYDF, encoded by the coding sequence ATGAAATCACAAGCTTTTTCACGTGTTGCAACCGCTGTTGTTTTTGCACTAGGTATGTCTAGTGTCGCAATGGCGAATACGACAACATCAGCTATTAAAGGTCAAGTTCAGGGGCCAAATGGCAATCCTGCCGCTGGGACTACGGTTATTATCACCCATGTACCTTCTGGAACATCAAAAACTGCTACTGTAAACGAATCGGGTATTTTTACCGCTAAAGGTTTAAGGGTAGGTGGCCCTTATCGCGTAGAATTAGATTCTGATACGTTTGAGGACAAAGACGTTAATGATGTTTACTTAACTTTAGGCGAAACATATTCATTAAATGTTTCTTTAGAATCCTCTGAAGATATTGAAACCATTCAGGTGACAGGTACAGCGTTAAGCACATTTGCAAGCGGTTCGAGTCCTTCTGCTCATTTTGGGAGAGAAGAGCTTGAGACACTGCCTGCAATAAACCGAGATATAAAAGATATTGTTCGCGTCGATCCGCGTATTTATATTGATGAAAGTCGTTCTGACGCTATCCATTGTGGTGGTGGTAACCCAAGGTTTAACAGTTTAACGTTAGACGGCGCACGTATGAATGATAACTTTGGCTTGAACAGCAACGGTTACCCGACGGTACGTGTACCTTTTTCTTTTGATTCAATTGAACAGGTTTCAGTAGAACTTGCGCCTTACGATGTAAATTACGGGAGTTTTACAGCGTGTAATATCAATGCAGTATCTAAGTCAGGTACAAATGAAGTCCATGGTGGTTTCTTCTACGACTATACAAATGACTCAATGAAAGGTGACTCTGTCAACGGTGAAGATATAGATCTCGGTTCATTTAGTGAAAAGCGCTATGGCTTTAATGTGGGTTTCCCAATTCTTAAAGACAAGGTATTTGGCTTTGTTTCATATGAAAAACTAGAAGGTGTACAAATCTTTAGTTATGGCCCTTTTGGTAACGATGTTTCGCAAGCGGATCTAGACCGAGTGCTGACAGCAAGCCAGGATGTTTATGGTTATGATGCTGGTGGAATGCCTGGAAGTATGCCTGTTGAAGATGAAAAGTTTCTTGTTAAGTTAGACTGGAATATCAACGATAGCCATCGTGTTGATTTTGTATATAACTACAATGATGGTTTTGAGCTATCACAATCAGATGCTGATGGCGATGAGCTGTCACTTGATAGCCATTTTTATGAGCGAGGCGCTAAACTCACATCTATGGTAGCGGCCTTATATTCTGATTGGACGGATAACTTCTCTACATCAATCAGTATCGGCAAGATGAAACTTGATAATCGCCAGATATCACTAGACGCAGCCAGTGGTTTCGGTGAAGTTCAAATTGATCAAGGTGGTTCAACTATATACTTGGGTCCAGATGATTCTCGCCAAAGTAATAAACTGTATTGGGACAACAAAACGTTCAAATTTTCAGGTAACTATTACTTAGAAGATCACACTCTTACATTTGGTTATGAGTATGAATCACTAACAGCATTCAACTTGTTTATGCAACATACGCAAGGTGAATTCAGATTTGACTCAATTGAAGATTTTGAAAATGGACACGCAGATCGTATTTATTATAACAATTCTGCTGGTACTAATATTCCTGAAGATGCTAGCCAAGAGTTTACATACGACGTTCATACATTCTTCATCCAGGATGAATATACTTTTACAGATATTGATGCAACCTTGATGTTTGGTGTGCGCTACGACATGTACACGAGCTCAGATCAACCAAGATATAACCAAAACTTTTTTGACCGTTATGGCTTTGCGAACAATTCAACCTTTGACGGTGTCTCGTTGCTACAACCGCGTGTAGGTTTTAATTGGGCTGTAAACGATAATCTAAACGTGAGAGCTGGTTTTGGTCTTTACTCTGGTGGTAATCCAAACGTATGGTTATCAAACTCTTATTCAAACGATGGATTGGTGCAAATAGGTTTGCGTGAATTTAACGTTAACTTAGTTCAAACACCTGATGGTAAAGTTGACTTGTTTGCAAACCAATGGACAGATCCTGGTACGCCAATTTTTGGCATCCCACAAGCCATGTATGATGAAATAGCGTCTATTCCTGAAGCGGGTGGTGACGGTTCAGTAAACGCTGTGGATCCAAATTTTGAAGTTCCTTCTGAATGGAAGTACTCAATTGGTGCAACATACATTACCGATGACGGTTATAGCTTCACAGCGGATATTTTAATGAATAGACGTGTCGACTCGGCAATGATCAGAGATGCTGGTATCCAGTACTCAGGTGATACCGCGCCAGATGGGCGTCCATTATTTGAATCACCACTAGGTCGCACGGGTGACTTCGTGTTAACCAATAGTGATAAAGATGGCAAATCTACTATCGTTTCATTTGGTATGAACAAAGAATGGGATTTTGGTCTTAACGCGACATTTGGTTACTCTTACACTACGTCTGAAGATGCTAACCCTATGACAAGTTCAGTAGCAGGATCGAACTATTCGAACTTTGCAACTATAGACCCATCAGCACCTAGTATTGCAACTTCTGATTATGAAGTGCCACACCGTTTAACCATGGTTCTTTCATACTCTGTGAATTTAATTTCGAACCTTGATACTACGGTTAGTTTATTTGGTCAGTCTAGCGCAGGTAGACCTTATTCATATACATTTTCTCGTTCTGACAGAGCATTCGGTGATAGTAACTGGAACGGCTCACGTCAATTGTTATACGTGCCGACTGAAAATGACCCTAACGTAGTTTACGACCCAGGCTTTGACCAAGCTGCGTTCAATGCATTTATCGCCGAAGAAGGATTGGCTCGCGGTGGCATTCAAAAACGTAACGACCATTATTCAGATTGGTGGACAACATTCGATTTAAAACTTAATCAGGAGCTTCCGGGCTTTATGGATGGGCATAAATCGAATGTTTATCTAACCATCAAGAATATCGGTAATATGCTAAATGATGAGTGGGGCGTGTTAACGAAAGGAGCGTTTGTTGGTAATAGAATGGTTGGTGCAAGTATTAATGACCAAGGACAATATGTATTTGAATCGTTTAATGACGGTAACCAAGAGTTAACAGTTGAACGTGATACATCATTGTGGGAAATGAGAGTTGGTATTAAGTACGACTTTTAA
- a CDS encoding endonuclease/exonuclease/phosphatase family protein has translation MNIKHIIISTILASSLVATTNAADTIRFATFNASLEALNYTDRNQSQLILQQSLNNALSSPAQQVKNIVKIISIKQPDVILINEFDNGVFGKKNQVLFSELLKANGLNYPYFFQGPVNTGVLIDNGDKTAKPPANTQGFGYFPGHFGMLLLSKYPIDTEHIRTFQLFKWKDMPNALMPMNEDGTPWYADATWNKLRLSSKSHWDIPIKIDDEKVHVLASHPTPPVFDGKEDRNGKRNHDEIRFWHDYIDTNRSTYIYDDKSQFGGLKPNSRFVIMGDLNSSPAEGDSRQDAIRNLLNDTKVNDTEPKSLGAVQNAPQNPYAKTHTASWKMRVDYVLPSSFGLKVVSSGVFWPQKGEKYDALIKNRKTSSDHKLVWVDINITK, from the coding sequence ATGAACATTAAACACATCATTATTTCTACAATACTAGCGAGCAGTTTAGTTGCAACGACAAACGCAGCAGATACCATAAGATTTGCAACGTTTAATGCAAGCCTAGAAGCGCTTAATTACACAGACAGAAATCAAAGCCAGTTGATTTTGCAGCAATCGTTAAACAACGCCTTATCATCACCTGCCCAGCAAGTAAAAAATATTGTTAAAATCATTTCAATTAAGCAGCCGGATGTCATTTTGATCAACGAGTTTGACAATGGCGTTTTTGGTAAAAAAAACCAAGTGTTGTTCAGCGAGCTACTTAAGGCAAATGGCTTAAACTATCCGTATTTTTTTCAAGGGCCAGTCAATACTGGCGTATTGATAGACAACGGCGATAAAACGGCGAAGCCACCTGCAAATACGCAAGGCTTTGGTTATTTTCCTGGTCATTTCGGTATGTTGTTATTGTCTAAATATCCTATTGATACCGAACACATTCGAACCTTTCAGCTGTTTAAATGGAAAGACATGCCAAATGCATTAATGCCAATGAATGAGGATGGTACGCCTTGGTATGCAGACGCCACCTGGAATAAACTTCGCCTGTCATCGAAATCTCATTGGGATATCCCCATCAAAATTGATGACGAAAAGGTACACGTGTTAGCAAGCCACCCTACACCGCCAGTTTTTGATGGAAAAGAAGATCGTAATGGTAAGCGTAACCATGATGAAATTCGTTTTTGGCATGACTACATCGACACTAATCGTTCAACCTATATTTATGATGACAAAAGTCAGTTTGGCGGATTAAAACCCAATAGCCGCTTTGTCATCATGGGCGACTTAAACAGTTCCCCAGCAGAAGGTGATTCAAGGCAAGATGCCATTAGAAACCTGCTCAACGATACAAAAGTAAATGACACTGAACCTAAAAGCTTAGGCGCAGTGCAGAATGCACCTCAAAACCCTTATGCTAAAACGCATACAGCAAGTTGGAAAATGCGTGTGGACTATGTTTTACCCAGCAGTTTTGGCTTAAAAGTAGTTTCTTCTGGCGTATTTTGGCCTCAAAAAGGTGAAAAATATGACGCGCTGATCAAAAATAGAAAAACGTCCTCCGATCATAAATTGGTTTGGGTAGACATCAATATCACAAAATAA
- the deoA gene encoding thymidine phosphorylase encodes MLLPQEIIRLKRDNQVLDEQVIKQFVAGLADGGFSDAQAGAMAMAIYHQGLNTQETITLTQCMRDSGTVLTWDDVDKPIIDKHSTGGVGDKVSFMLAAIVAACGAAVPMISGRGLGHTGGTADKLESIANFNVMPSISQFKQLVKDIGVSIISQTNDLAPADKRLYGIRDVTATVESIPLITASILSKKLAAGLDVLTMDVKVGNGAMMNNIADARALAKSIVNVATGAGVKTQAIITDMNQVLGDSAGNALEMAETADYLTGVYRDPRLHQVVCALAKSMLIHGQLAKDEDDAHKQVDRALCTGLAAERFDKMVHAMQGPSNFIEQPWKHMQQANVIKDIVAPRSGYIANVDTRAIGMAVVALGGGRQFPGQAIDHSVGFDRIAPLSEYLEKGSVIARVHAANEDMAMQAVNAYLNAIELCDRAVEPSPVIYEYI; translated from the coding sequence ATGTTGCTACCGCAAGAAATTATCAGACTAAAACGTGACAACCAAGTACTGGATGAACAAGTCATTAAGCAGTTTGTAGCGGGATTAGCCGATGGTGGCTTTAGCGATGCGCAAGCTGGTGCAATGGCGATGGCAATTTATCATCAAGGTCTAAATACACAAGAAACGATTACTTTAACCCAATGTATGCGAGATTCCGGTACTGTGCTTACTTGGGACGATGTAGACAAACCTATTATCGATAAACATTCTACAGGTGGTGTAGGAGACAAAGTAAGCTTTATGTTAGCAGCTATCGTTGCCGCATGTGGCGCAGCTGTGCCAATGATTTCAGGACGCGGTTTAGGGCATACAGGAGGTACTGCAGACAAACTGGAAAGTATCGCGAATTTTAATGTTATGCCATCGATAAGTCAGTTTAAGCAGCTTGTCAAAGATATCGGTGTGTCTATTATTTCTCAGACAAACGACCTAGCACCAGCGGATAAACGTTTATACGGCATTCGTGATGTTACCGCGACGGTAGAATCAATACCTTTAATCACCGCGTCAATCCTTTCTAAAAAGCTAGCCGCTGGACTGGATGTATTAACTATGGATGTTAAGGTAGGCAATGGCGCTATGATGAATAATATTGCAGATGCGCGTGCACTTGCTAAAAGTATTGTTAATGTTGCAACAGGCGCCGGCGTAAAAACACAAGCAATCATCACCGATATGAACCAAGTGTTAGGCGATAGCGCTGGAAACGCGCTAGAAATGGCAGAGACAGCCGATTACCTTACCGGTGTCTATAGAGATCCACGTTTGCATCAAGTGGTGTGTGCATTGGCCAAATCCATGCTGATTCATGGGCAATTGGCAAAAGACGAAGATGACGCACATAAACAGGTCGATAGGGCGTTATGCACCGGCTTGGCGGCAGAGCGCTTTGATAAGATGGTCCACGCAATGCAAGGACCAAGTAACTTTATCGAACAGCCATGGAAGCACATGCAGCAAGCAAATGTGATCAAAGATATTGTCGCACCACGTTCAGGATATATCGCTAATGTAGATACTCGTGCTATTGGAATGGCAGTGGTTGCTTTAGGTGGCGGTAGACAATTTCCAGGGCAAGCAATCGATCATAGTGTGGGATTCGATCGAATAGCGCCGCTTTCAGAATATCTAGAAAAGGGAAGTGTTATCGCTCGTGTCCATGCCGCTAATGAAGATATGGCCATGCAGGCAGTTAACGCTTATCTAAACGCCATTGAATTGTGTGATAGAGCTGTTGAACCTTCTCCGGTTATATACGAGTATATATAG
- a CDS encoding TetR/AcrR family transcriptional regulator, which produces MSEQKKSNKQDQLRAKNKLIILDAARTEFVLNGYKGASVQQISQRSGLPKANVLYYYKNKEALYHAVLESTLEMWDEGIGDILYEDGPAIAIEKFIASKVRMSFTAPEASKIYALEIIQGAQHLKEFARSYLRQWVREKASIFQRWIDEGQMDDIDPTQLIFLIWSSTQHYADFETQILTVLNQAEFEEKDEKAVTRFLTNMVLKGCGIAQHEH; this is translated from the coding sequence ATGTCAGAACAGAAAAAATCTAACAAACAAGATCAACTACGCGCAAAAAATAAGTTAATTATTTTAGACGCTGCCAGGACTGAATTTGTTTTAAACGGATACAAAGGCGCCAGCGTACAACAAATATCTCAGCGAAGTGGTCTACCTAAAGCCAACGTGCTTTATTATTACAAAAACAAAGAGGCGCTTTATCATGCAGTATTAGAGAGCACCCTAGAGATGTGGGATGAAGGCATTGGTGACATTCTTTATGAAGACGGCCCTGCCATTGCAATAGAGAAATTTATTGCCTCTAAGGTACGCATGTCTTTCACAGCGCCAGAAGCCTCAAAGATATATGCGCTGGAAATTATCCAAGGAGCGCAGCACCTTAAAGAGTTTGCTCGCTCATATTTGAGACAATGGGTGCGAGAAAAAGCCAGTATTTTTCAGCGCTGGATTGATGAAGGCCAAATGGATGACATCGACCCAACTCAGCTCATTTTTTTGATTTGGTCTTCAACCCAACATTATGCTGACTTTGAAACCCAGATCTTAACAGTACTAAACCAAGCTGAATTTGAAGAGAAAGACGAGAAAGCGGTAACAAGATTTTTAACAAATATGGTTTTAAAAGGCTGCGGAATAGCTCAACATGAACATTAA
- a CDS encoding cystathionine beta-lyase, with protein sequence MSKKETVYVSAGRKPQWTRGLVNPPVERASTVVFDSVEQMKHAVANKSKQVLYYGRRGTTTNFAFCDAMAEIEGGAGCYVYPSGTAAITTAMLAFLKSGDHVLMVDNAYEPTRAFCQNVLKGFNIDVTYYDPLIGAGIEALIQENTKIVFLESPGSLTMEVQDVPAIAEVAHKHNCVVMLDNTWGAGVNFKPFDYGVDVSVQAATKYIVGHSDVMLGTATANEKHWPVLREKSYTLGMCASPDDLYLAMRGIRTLGVRLQQHQESALKIARWLESREEVETILHPAFSSCPGHEMFTRDFTGSNGLFSFVLSKGNQAGITAMLDGMSHFKMGYSWGGFESLILAVNSVQSMRTVTTWPYEHALIRLHVGLENVDDLIADLSAGFDRLNAAL encoded by the coding sequence ATGAGCAAAAAAGAAACGGTGTACGTAAGTGCAGGGCGCAAGCCACAGTGGACGCGTGGTCTAGTGAACCCACCCGTTGAACGTGCTTCAACGGTAGTGTTTGACTCGGTCGAACAGATGAAACATGCCGTCGCGAATAAGTCTAAACAAGTGTTGTATTATGGACGCCGCGGCACCACAACAAACTTTGCTTTCTGTGACGCAATGGCTGAAATAGAAGGCGGTGCAGGTTGTTATGTCTATCCAAGTGGCACTGCTGCTATAACCACCGCCATGCTGGCGTTTTTAAAAAGTGGTGACCATGTATTGATGGTAGATAACGCTTACGAGCCAACGCGTGCATTTTGTCAAAATGTATTAAAGGGCTTTAATATTGATGTCACCTATTACGACCCTTTAATTGGTGCAGGAATAGAGGCGTTAATACAAGAGAATACCAAAATCGTATTTCTTGAATCTCCAGGTTCTTTAACCATGGAAGTGCAAGACGTTCCTGCTATTGCAGAGGTTGCACACAAACATAATTGTGTGGTGATGCTCGATAATACGTGGGGCGCAGGCGTTAACTTTAAGCCTTTTGATTATGGAGTTGATGTTTCCGTACAAGCGGCAACCAAGTATATTGTGGGTCATTCCGATGTCATGCTTGGAACGGCAACAGCAAACGAAAAGCACTGGCCGGTATTGAGAGAGAAAAGCTATACCCTTGGTATGTGTGCCTCGCCAGATGATTTATACCTTGCGATGCGCGGTATCAGAACCTTGGGCGTGCGTTTGCAGCAGCATCAAGAAAGTGCTCTAAAGATTGCTCGTTGGTTGGAATCCAGAGAAGAAGTAGAAACAATATTGCATCCAGCGTTTAGTTCTTGCCCAGGGCATGAGATGTTTACACGCGACTTTACCGGTTCTAATGGCTTATTCTCATTTGTATTGAGCAAAGGTAATCAGGCAGGTATTACTGCCATGCTCGATGGTATGTCTCATTTTAAAATGGGCTATTCCTGGGGTGGATTTGAAAGCCTTATCTTAGCTGTTAATAGCGTGCAATCGATGCGAACAGTGACTACTTGGCCTTATGAACATGCGCTTATTCGTTTGCATGTAGGATTAGAAAATGTGGACGATCTAATCGCAGACTTAAGTGCGGGCTTTGACCGATTAAATGCAGCACTTTAA
- a CDS encoding M24 family metallopeptidase yields MNFKPFCGVICALALLGCSEKTQSVALKPDSDALESQVLSMKDRAQFIDDMTAQRVQTLLPSLMKKTGIDAWLLISREYNEDPILKTFLPATWLSARRTTIFLFVLEDSGQLQAYAVAPYNVGSVFTKAWDKSTQDDQWQALVSLLKQHNPEKIGINQSQIWAHADGLVVTDFEQLKQALPKDMENKLVSSEPLAIAWLEQRIKPEVEQYKDIVALAHAIIAEGFSNKVVTPGVTTTDDIAWWYRERVRELKLQAWFHPSVSIQRADNQAFDHETTFTNKDTDNVVRPGDLLHVDFGITYLRLNTDTQQHAYVLKQGETSAPDYLNEALSKANQLQDIFTDLFAEGVTGNEILAKARSEAIAQGLKPTIYTHPIGFHGHGAGTTLGMWDAQQGVPGDGDYPLHLNTAYSIELNNAVYLKEWGKEIRIMLEEDAFFDESGVWYLNGRQTSFHLIKSN; encoded by the coding sequence ATGAATTTTAAGCCTTTTTGCGGTGTCATTTGCGCGCTAGCACTACTCGGATGTTCAGAAAAAACGCAATCTGTGGCATTGAAACCTGACAGTGATGCACTCGAAAGCCAAGTCTTATCAATGAAAGATAGAGCGCAGTTTATAGATGACATGACAGCGCAGCGAGTTCAAACATTACTCCCGTCTTTAATGAAGAAAACCGGCATAGATGCATGGCTTTTGATCAGCCGAGAATACAATGAAGACCCAATTTTAAAGACATTTCTACCAGCAACATGGTTATCTGCACGAAGAACGACCATATTTTTATTCGTTTTAGAGGATTCTGGCCAATTACAAGCCTATGCTGTCGCCCCATACAATGTGGGTAGTGTTTTTACCAAGGCTTGGGATAAGTCGACTCAAGACGACCAATGGCAAGCATTAGTATCTTTATTAAAGCAGCATAACCCCGAAAAAATTGGCATCAACCAATCGCAAATATGGGCGCATGCAGATGGTTTAGTTGTTACAGATTTTGAACAGCTTAAACAGGCTTTACCTAAGGATATGGAAAATAAACTTGTATCTTCAGAGCCTTTGGCAATTGCTTGGCTTGAGCAACGAATTAAGCCCGAAGTAGAACAATACAAGGATATCGTAGCCCTCGCCCATGCCATTATCGCTGAAGGTTTTTCAAACAAAGTTGTTACACCGGGCGTAACAACAACCGATGATATTGCTTGGTGGTACCGAGAGCGAGTTCGTGAATTGAAACTTCAAGCGTGGTTTCATCCAAGTGTATCAATTCAGCGCGCAGACAATCAGGCATTTGATCATGAAACGACGTTTACCAATAAAGACACAGACAACGTTGTAAGACCCGGTGATTTACTCCATGTTGATTTCGGTATTACCTATTTGCGACTTAATACAGATACACAACAACACGCCTATGTGCTTAAACAGGGAGAAACGTCAGCACCTGACTACTTAAACGAAGCATTAAGCAAAGCAAACCAACTACAAGATATCTTTACTGATCTTTTTGCTGAAGGTGTAACCGGCAATGAAATTCTGGCGAAAGCAAGATCCGAAGCAATCGCTCAAGGGTTAAAGCCTACGATATACACCCATCCTATTGGTTTTCATGGCCACGGCGCAGGCACAACGCTAGGCATGTGGGATGCCCAGCAAGGTGTCCCAGGCGATGGTGATTACCCATTACACTTGAATACAGCCTATTCAATTGAACTGAACAATGCGGTGTATTTAAAAGAATGGGGTAAAGAAATTCGAATTATGTTGGAAGAGGATGCATTTTTTGATGAATCTGGCGTGTGGTATCTAAACGGCCGACAAACCTCATTTCATTTGATTAAAAGCAACTAA
- a CDS encoding alkaline phosphatase: MTSLLKRVRISLLGALIVFPAFSAEKPQNIIMVVADGMGPNYVAAYRYYMDNPNTPMVETTVFDKYLVGSNSTYPHKVSGYVTDSAASATALATGVKTYNGAIGVDINKKPLESVLVAAKKQGKKTGIVVTSQINHATPASYMAHNEHRRNYNAIADQYIDNGINADVMLGGGWAYFIRDDRNLVAEFKAKGFQYIDAYEQLDSTNKTKPLLGLFADKGLPFAIDDNNPTRLAKLTGTALKHLKNDKGYFLLVEASQVDWAGHGNDIAAAMAEMHDLAKTIELLEGYVKQHPNTLVVLTADHETGGMSLARDGDYAWNPDQVKQVTASADKIADAFLSQRLSTDDITALFGSELTRDEIKLINRAQTMLSPTLKGQKRTRELSKTIKSIIDLRSNTGWTSSGHTAADVPVYAFGHSATQFAGAKDNTDMAKILFQLIRE; the protein is encoded by the coding sequence ATGACTTCTCTTTTAAAACGTGTGCGCATTTCACTCTTAGGCGCGTTGATAGTATTTCCTGCTTTCTCAGCAGAAAAACCGCAAAATATCATCATGGTTGTGGCTGACGGCATGGGACCTAATTATGTAGCAGCTTACCGATACTATATGGACAACCCAAATACGCCTATGGTTGAAACAACGGTGTTTGATAAATACCTAGTTGGCAGTAACTCCACCTACCCTCATAAGGTGTCTGGATATGTCACTGACTCTGCTGCAAGCGCTACAGCACTTGCTACAGGGGTAAAAACATATAATGGCGCTATTGGCGTCGATATTAACAAAAAACCACTTGAATCAGTATTGGTTGCCGCCAAGAAACAAGGTAAAAAAACGGGTATCGTGGTAACGTCGCAGATTAATCATGCGACACCAGCATCATACATGGCGCACAATGAACACAGGCGCAACTACAATGCGATTGCCGATCAATACATTGACAATGGTATTAATGCAGATGTCATGCTTGGTGGTGGCTGGGCTTATTTCATTCGCGATGACAGAAATTTAGTTGCAGAGTTTAAAGCAAAGGGCTTTCAATATATAGATGCATACGAGCAACTCGATAGCACAAACAAAACAAAGCCACTGCTAGGATTGTTTGCAGATAAAGGCTTGCCGTTCGCTATCGATGATAATAACCCGACCCGATTAGCAAAACTCACAGGAACAGCGCTTAAACATTTAAAAAATGATAAAGGCTACTTTTTACTGGTTGAAGCAAGCCAAGTAGACTGGGCTGGACATGGCAATGATATCGCTGCGGCAATGGCGGAAATGCATGACTTAGCCAAGACAATAGAGCTGCTCGAAGGTTATGTAAAACAGCATCCAAACACCTTGGTAGTGCTAACCGCTGATCATGAAACCGGTGGTATGTCGCTAGCAAGAGATGGTGACTATGCATGGAACCCTGATCAAGTAAAACAAGTCACTGCGTCTGCGGATAAAATAGCCGATGCATTTTTAAGCCAGCGACTATCAACTGACGACATTACCGCTTTATTCGGCTCAGAGTTAACGCGTGACGAAATAAAACTAATCAACAGAGCGCAAACTATGTTGTCGCCTACATTGAAAGGACAAAAACGCACAAGAGAGCTGTCAAAAACAATCAAATCGATTATCGATTTACGTTCAAATACTGGATGGACGTCGTCTGGCCATACGGCTGCAGACGTACCTGTATACGCGTTTGGCCACTCTGCAACGCAATTTGCTGGTGCTAAAGACAATACCGACATGGCAAAGATTTTGTTTCAACTAATTAGAGAGTAA
- the cdd gene encoding cytidine deaminase, with the protein MSKELAHFAAQACSNAYARYSKFTVGAAVKTSDGTVFQGCNVENASYGLTVCAERNAIASAIVAGFRDLETIAIYTAQNDLTPPCGACRQVIAEFFKPEAIVTAHNHKGESVTWTVESLLPDAFTPINLDNADKE; encoded by the coding sequence ATGTCAAAAGAATTGGCACATTTTGCAGCACAAGCATGTTCTAATGCGTACGCTCGATATAGCAAGTTTACTGTTGGTGCTGCAGTAAAAACATCCGATGGAACGGTATTTCAAGGGTGTAATGTAGAGAATGCAAGTTACGGATTAACGGTTTGTGCAGAGCGCAATGCAATAGCCAGTGCTATTGTTGCAGGTTTTAGAGACCTTGAAACCATTGCTATTTACACCGCGCAAAATGACTTAACGCCACCTTGCGGTGCGTGCCGGCAAGTTATCGCAGAGTTTTTTAAGCCTGAAGCGATTGTAACTGCGCACAATCACAAAGGTGAGTCGGTAACATGGACGGTAGAGTCGCTTCTGCCAGACGCTTTTACGCCTATCAATTTAGACAATGCGGATAAGGAATGA